The Tubulanus polymorphus chromosome 6, tnTubPoly1.2, whole genome shotgun sequence genome includes a region encoding these proteins:
- the LOC141907549 gene encoding uncharacterized protein LOC141907549, whose translation MFTKLALGLLLAHGVFGCTIITNNLLGRLRENTDPNGESLYALDGNQVGIEHFTAPGQEHLFSVHSTGVNGMRGVVVKVDSPRPECGRVVPTAENSEALADCPGGISSTGEPKRRFLFSVKAPQCGCITIRAMVIGMDRHVYGEDAARLNGKLTKTICLQKKQIDNNIPSGNVIIEPIPTEPVIIPISLPEENNVDSEETLKPDLETVLDEIEKNEEKTTPVSPIAGPNRHSICIRYDRATKHHRVHRRPVRLVPRGRRVDVMRRRSKRHGRRGRFAQSRQQTASVTGSVNFGWRFRRSLVRECCKFEGIPFTRCYNSMIADRNANTKEPDVIHEQEIEPPVEQETPIIEEDDQSDEVADLEDDPDYIPTPEEEESAYDDEEEYEEDELIDSDEVKDLVADNQAAETDTELQVESDDATDCALHGRRGRGKCLMRECCAKGKELGRSHRGRLWKRCVAGSKATIFRQATTRRQKHRCRVVFRHCCIAAGRRSIAEEATAQVAIKEAKVIETENKIASSEEQETSVSSDSDETEGRLGEQCCAAGARVASPRNAIRCRQFSQQLIREMNLRAFFARKCTAKFLRCCLIYTPQQTGN comes from the exons ATGTTCACGAAGCTAGCTCTAGGGCTACTTTTAGCCCATGGAG TATTCGGTTGCACGATCATCACCAATAATTTACTTGGTCGTTTGAGAGAGAATACTGATCCTAATGGTGAATCTTTATACGCATTGGATGGAAATCAGGTTGGCATCGAACATTTCACTGCCCCTGGACAGGAACACCTAT TTTCTGTGCACAGTACTGGGGTAAATGGAATGCGAGGAGTCGTCGTAAAAGTGGATTCACCGCGACCAGAATGCGGACGCGTCGTACCAACTGCTGAAAATTCAGAGGCGCTTGCCGACTGCCCCGGTGGAATCAGCTCTACTGGCGAACCTAAAAGACGTTTCTTGTTTTCTGTCAAAGCTCCCCAATGTGGCTGCATCACAATAAG AGCAATGGTGATCGGCATGGATCGTCACGTCTACGGTGAAGATGCAGCGAGACTTAACGGAAAACTGACGAAAACTATTTGCTTACAGAAGAAAC AAATTGATAACAACATTCCGAGCGGTAATGTAATAATCGAGCCAATACCAACAGAACCAGTTATCATACCGATATCCTTGCCAGAGGAGAACAACGTCGATTCCGAAGAAACATTAAAGCCAGATTTAGAAACAGTCTTGGATGAAATTGAGAAAAACGAGGAAAAGACGACACCTGTATCTCCCATCGCTGGTCCGAACCGACATTCCATTTGTATTCGATATGATAGAGCGACCAAACACCACCGTGTACATCGTCGCCCAGTCAGACTTGTCCCTCGAGGTAGACGAGTAGACGTAATGCGTCGTCGTTCAAAACGCCATGGACGCAGAGGGCGTTTTGCCCAATCACGGCAACAAACCGCTTCAGTG ACTGGTTCTGTAAATTTCGGTTGGCGATTCCGACGTTCTTTGGTTCGCGAATGCTGTAAATTCGAAG GAATTCCGTTCACGCGTTGCTATAACTCAATGATCGCTGATCGTAATGCAAATACGAAGGAACCCGATGTAATCCACGAACAGGAGATTGAACCACCG GTTGAACAGGAAACGCCAATAATCGAAGAAGACGATCAAAGTGACGAGGTTGCCGATTTGGAAGACGATCCAGACTACATACCAACTCCGGAAGAAGAAGAATCCGCTTATGATGACGAGGAAGAATACGAGGAAGACGAACTGATTGACAGCGATGAAGTCAAAGATTTGGTTGCTGACAACCAAGCAGCCGAGACCGACACCGAATTACAAGTGGAATCCGATGACGCAACTGATTGTGCACTACATG GTCGCCGAGGTCGTGGTAAATGTTTAATGCGAGAGTGTTGCGCTAAAGGTAAAGAGTTAGGCCGCAGTCATCGTGGACGGCTGTGGAAGCGATGTGTTGCCGGTTCAAAGGCCACCATATTCCGCCAAGCGACTACCCGACGTCAGAAACACAGATGTCGCGTGGTCTTCAGACACTGTTGTATCGCCGCTGGAAGAAG ATCAATCGCAGAGGAAGCTACGGCTCAAGTTGCTATCAAGGAGGCCAAAGTTATCgagactgaaaataaaattgcaAGCAGCGAAGAACAAGAGACTAGCGTGTCTTCAGATTCTGATG AGACTGAAGGTAGACTTGGAGAACAGTGTTGCGCTGCCGGTGCCCGCGTAGCGAGCCCCCGTAACGCGATCCGATGCAGACAATTCAGCCAGCAACTGATTCGCGAGATGAATCTGAGAGCCTTCTTCGCGAGAAAATGTACCGCTAAATTCTTACGATGCTGTTTGATTTACACCCCGCAACAAACAGGAAACTAA